tacTTTACTGAGACTAAAATTGCCGCGCATGCGCGGAAAAACCCGGCCCATATCTCATCACTGTTCTGATAGCATGGCTTAAACTACCTTTAAGTAACGCGCAGATTACTTCCTGAAGGAACGTAGCTAACTTCAATAGGCTCTAAAACGTAGCTGAATAACATAATTCTTTTAAACATATACTACTTCTAAAATCCAATTAATTTTGTAGCAATAAATGAGCAATAGCTTGCGATAAAgtctataattaaaaaaaattaaagttcTTTTGAATATTAGAAGATTTTAATTTGTATCTCCGGGGCCCAAGAAACTTTTGATACGGTCTTGTAGATACCTCCTTTACCTACTTCGCTTTTATGATAGCCTGTTACTTTATTTTTAGTTCGGTATACAAACGGTTAGATGGCGTTGATCCATTTTTTTCACGCGCGAAATACAATGAAAAACTGATTCATTCAATTACTAACAATACACCTGATTTATtagtatattttgtatttgttaTATATTGGTACGTGTATGATATATACTCAATGTACTGATAAAGCAtctgttttatttttactatagGAAGAGTCACATAAAAGGTCTTGAAATCATTACATTATCGCCATCTGAACAATGCTTGATCGTTTTATGGAACTAAGCAAAAACTTTAGGATTCGGTGGGAGTTTCCAACCCCTGTTTAGCAAATATGACAGTTAAAACTTAAGCGAATGATTCTGACGATGTCATTGTTTAAAATGAGACCTTTAAAGACGAAAATATTGTTTAACTATAACATTTAGTTACATACATCGATGCAATATACAATTGGGTAATAAATGCGAATTGTTTGACCTTCATAAAGGGGTTCGAACcagttaaaattttgtataatttcccATCTGAATTGTCATTGAATTTATCAGAATGCAGCGAGACGATATTCTTATCCAAGAAATTGAAGGGATAGATGATTATTTGGGTCCAACTTTTCGGTACGTAAATGTAATTCATTATCGATGATTTTGTTAAAAGACGCGCCCCCAAAACATCCCCTTCACGCAGATGCAGCTTTTATCGCGCATATGCGCACTAGGAGGGTAGAAAATGGGGGTGGATATCTTTATGGtggaataaagaaaaatttaattaggGTTGTATCATGTCCAGGTTGTCAACTAACCAAGTTGACAATCTATTATCAACTATGGTACCAAAACATGAGTACTTATTGTATGAAATAGAGTCCACAGATACTAATAGTATAGGTCTTGTTTTCAGGTATTATTATTCTGAGTTAATCCTTGAAGGAACACAATTTTAAGAGACAAAGTAATTATAAGTGTCACTTTTCCTCTTTTAGAGCAATTTACGATGGACATGAACACCAGAAATTTATGGAAAAGCTGGATGAGCGTATTAAAGCACACGAtaaagatatcgaaaggatgTGTAATCACCACTATCAAGGTTTCATCGACTCCATTAGAGAACTTTTACAAGTTCGTTCTCAAGCACAACAACTTAATGTTAGttagttatttataatttaattttgatccAAAATAAACAGGGATTCAATGAAATATAACTTCCTTATAGGCTGACATATTAGAACTCGATAAACGTATTACTGCTACTGCTACCAAAGTAATAGAAAAAGGAGAGGAACTTGTTAAAGCTCGTAAAGTGGAGAGTAATATGGCTGCAGCAGTGGACAGTCTTACCATGTGTCTTCCTGTTTTAGCTGCCTATGCAAAGTTAAAGAAACAGCTCAAAGATAAACGTTACTATCCTGCATTGAAAACATTAGAACAATTAGAGCAACATGATTTACCAAAAGTAACAAATTATAGATTTTCTTCGCAAATTACTCAACAAATTCCACAGTGAGTAATGTCACGAGATGAAAGAATATTTGTGTTTACAGCAGATGTTAACTAAAGAGTAATAATTCACAAAAACATATTAAAGTACATTAAGTGACTGATCACTTGAATGATTTTAGACTACGTGAAAATATAAAGGATGCTTCCATGTCTGATTTAAGAGactttttagaaaatattaGGAAATACTCGCCAAAAATTGGTGAAGTTGCTATGAGACATGTAAGTGAGACtatcaaaacttaaaaataaatttcattgtatttaatatatcatCTTAATTATATAACTCAAGACTCAAGAACAACTAATAATTGAAGCCGAGATTGTTGGTCGGAAAAAGAAAAGACCACAAGTAACTAATTCTTTATCAAATGAATGTGAGGAAGAATTAAGTGCTCAAGATTTAATGGACTTCAGTCCAGTTTATCGCTGTATGCATATTTATACTGTGCTTCGTGAAGGAGATACTTTTAAAGCTTACTACAGACAACAAAGGATGCAACAAGCAAGATTAGTTTTACAATCTCCTATTAATATGGTAAATATTACCACCGGTTTTAGAAGTAAGATGTTCTTTTAACTAAATTTGTCACTTCTCAGCATGAGAGTATAGCTGGTTACCAAACATACTTACAAGGTATCATAGGCTTTTTCGTAGTAGAAGATCATATTCTAAATACTGGCAATGGTTTAGCTACGCGTTCTTATTTAGACGAATTATGGTCTATGGCACTATCGAAAATAGTAAATGCGTTGCGCACTCATTCCGTAAGtgttaatgaaatattattgaattactCGTAAGTCGAACTTAACAGTTATTATGATTATGTTTTCTTAGGCGTATTGTACGGATGCAATGctcattttgaaaataaaaaatcttataATGTTGTTTAACACAACTCTAAGTGTAAGTAATCTactgtattataaatttattgcgAATAACACAACAATTTTCTTATTACTTTTCTTTTAACAGAATTATGGATATTCTATAGGACAATTATGGGATTTATTACAAGAAATTAGAGTACATTATAACGAGGTTCTAATGCAACATTGGGTTCAAGTATTTAGAGATATTTTAGATGAAGATAGTTTTTTACCAATTCAAGTAAGTTGGTTATTTTTGGAAAGAATCAGCATCTGTTTTATAGGCTAGTATATCTATAATATATTGTCTTAGGTTACTACGCAAGAAGAATATGACAATATTCTTGATTTATTTCCGTATCACGATGAAGAGTTACAGAAAGCAGAATTCCctaaaaaatttccattttctgaTATGGTACCAAAGGTTTATCAGCAAGTGAAAGAATTTATTTACGCTTGCTTGAAATTTTCAGAAGACTTAAATTTCACGCAGACAGAAATAGATGAAATGATCTGCAAATCAAcgaatttattattaacaagaACATTTAGTGGATGTTTGTCGTCCTTGTTTCGAAAGCCATCGTTAGCGCTATTGCAAgttgttcaaattataataaatacaggATACCTTGAAAAGTCTACCAAGTATTTAGAAGAATTTGTGTCTAATATTACAGGGTAAGAATTCAATTCATGAGTAGTGGATCTAATACGATATAATGTGAAAAATTTTATAGAACACAGCATGAAGGACAATTAAGTAATATGGGTGTTGAATCAGCTATGTTTCGAGTTGCAAGGGACGATGCTGAGAAGCAAATatgtgagaaattaaaaaataaacttgaCGAGTttttagaattagaaaattatgatTGGAATTTAGCGGAACCTCAAGGACACGCGTCTGGATTTATCACCGACCTCATAGCATTCTTACAAAGTACTTTCACCTGTTTCACTAATTTACCAGTACGTATTTCAGATATTAAAAGACTTATTAgatgtaatacaaatttttaatagctaaaaatatataCTTTTAGGAAGAAGTTGCACAG
This Megachile rotundata isolate GNS110a chromosome 7, iyMegRotu1, whole genome shotgun sequence DNA region includes the following protein-coding sequences:
- the Sec15 gene encoding exocyst complex component Sec15 isoform X1; protein product: MSRLSTNQVDNLLSTMVPKHEYLLYEIESTDTNSIGLVFRAIYDGHEHQKFMEKLDERIKAHDKDIERMCNHHYQGFIDSIRELLQVRSQAQQLNADILELDKRITATATKVIEKGEELVKARKVESNMAAAVDSLTMCLPVLAAYAKLKKQLKDKRYYPALKTLEQLEQHDLPKVTNYRFSSQITQQIPQLRENIKDASMSDLRDFLENIRKYSPKIGEVAMRHTQEQLIIEAEIVGRKKKRPQVTNSLSNECEEELSAQDLMDFSPVYRCMHIYTVLREGDTFKAYYRQQRMQQARLVLQSPINMHESIAGYQTYLQGIIGFFVVEDHILNTGNGLATRSYLDELWSMALSKIVNALRTHSAYCTDAMLILKIKNLIMLFNTTLSNYGYSIGQLWDLLQEIRVHYNEVLMQHWVQVFRDILDEDSFLPIQVTTQEEYDNILDLFPYHDEELQKAEFPKKFPFSDMVPKVYQQVKEFIYACLKFSEDLNFTQTEIDEMICKSTNLLLTRTFSGCLSSLFRKPSLALLQVVQIIINTGYLEKSTKYLEEFVSNITGTQHEGQLSNMGVESAMFRVARDDAEKQICEKLKNKLDEFLELENYDWNLAEPQGHASGFITDLIAFLQSTFTCFTNLPEEVAQVACKSACSHIAKAILGILISEDVKQISMGALQQVNLDTIQCEQFAASEPVVGLPEGTLLQYFAQLRQLLDLFMSWDWPTYFHDYGHESSKYNLVTPNMAVLLLEKLKESDKKTVFSVLKKSERDKKKLLETVLKQLRQLAQTTQQ
- the Sec15 gene encoding exocyst complex component Sec15 isoform X2, with translation MQYTIGMQRDDILIQEIEGIDDYLGPTFRAIYDGHEHQKFMEKLDERIKAHDKDIERMCNHHYQGFIDSIRELLQVRSQAQQLNADILELDKRITATATKVIEKGEELVKARKVESNMAAAVDSLTMCLPVLAAYAKLKKQLKDKRYYPALKTLEQLEQHDLPKVTNYRFSSQITQQIPQLRENIKDASMSDLRDFLENIRKYSPKIGEVAMRHTQEQLIIEAEIVGRKKKRPQVTNSLSNECEEELSAQDLMDFSPVYRCMHIYTVLREGDTFKAYYRQQRMQQARLVLQSPINMHESIAGYQTYLQGIIGFFVVEDHILNTGNGLATRSYLDELWSMALSKIVNALRTHSAYCTDAMLILKIKNLIMLFNTTLSNYGYSIGQLWDLLQEIRVHYNEVLMQHWVQVFRDILDEDSFLPIQVTTQEEYDNILDLFPYHDEELQKAEFPKKFPFSDMVPKVYQQVKEFIYACLKFSEDLNFTQTEIDEMICKSTNLLLTRTFSGCLSSLFRKPSLALLQVVQIIINTGYLEKSTKYLEEFVSNITGTQHEGQLSNMGVESAMFRVARDDAEKQICEKLKNKLDEFLELENYDWNLAEPQGHASGFITDLIAFLQSTFTCFTNLPEEVAQVACKSACSHIAKAILGILISEDVKQISMGALQQVNLDTIQCEQFAASEPVVGLPEGTLLQYFAQLRQLLDLFMSWDWPTYFHDYGHESSKYNLVTPNMAVLLLEKLKESDKKTVFSVLKKSERDKKKLLETVLKQLRQLAQTTQQ